DNA from Phragmites australis chromosome 16, lpPhrAust1.1, whole genome shotgun sequence:
TTCTGTTGTTAGGGTAGCAATATACCCTACTGGCTGTTAAAAGGTGTCCTCCGACAGATGGCACCTGAAGATACAAGACGGGGCCCTGTCAATCAAGTCCTCCCAAATCGGGGTAGTTGGCAAGCATCTGATGGTGTTATGCTGGGTGCGGACAGGAGAAGTGGAAGGTTTCACGTGAATGAGAATTATGTTTTGCCCAATGGCATCGGCGGGATGGATTTCAATCATATTGGCATTCCTAATATTGGCAATATTTTGAAGGAGGTATATGTTCTTGAGATTTTAAGGTGAAATTAAATGGAAGAGTCATTCGTCAATTTCTTGCAAATGTGTGTTGTCGACAGGTGGAGAGGGTGTTGTGCCATCCAGATATGTATGAAATTGAAAAGGCAAAGAAACTGCTTAGAGTAAGATGGTTTTCATTATCTTCCATTGTAATTCCTTAGAGAATATAAACTGGAGAAGTTACCGTTCATTTCTTCTCCTTCAAAACTCACAAATAAATGATTATTGTTGCAGGACAAAGAACAATCATTGCTTGATGCAATTGCAAGACTTGATGAAGCATCTGATGGTGAAAGCGGTAAGTTACCATGGGCTGTTAGCTTTCATGAATGTGCTATTTAAGATGACTAGTTGGGTACAGGATAGTCTAGATAGATTTGCAAGTACAAACTCTAGATTACCTGTCATTTATGTACTGCGCAGCaaatttttcttctctttctgaATATAATGCCATACTTCCATGTGATAAGAAGTTGCTGTTCTATTTTGTATACTGAAACAACTGTCTAGTATGTAGTTCAGCAACATATTATATTTAAGAAGTGCTGGAGGCTTTCAGAACATCATTGAAATGCCTTAGGCCCTGTTTGATTCAGCTTTTGGCTTTTGCGACTCAAAAGTAGAAAGCTGAACCAAACGGTCCGCTTCTGAAAATGGTTTCTAAGAAGCGAAAGTTGTCATTATTACTAGAAGCCAGAAGCTAGTCTGAAGGAGCTTTTGTAGCAGGATAATGTTCTGAGgagtattacatatattatacattttaTCCATATCAAAAGCTAATTCAAAAGCAGTTTTTCAACAACAGCTTTTGAAAAAGCCTCAGCCCAACCAAACAGGGCCTTAATGAGTTGGTGAACCTGTGCCCTGTGGCATGTGAAAACTCAAGAACTAAATGCAGCTTTAGGGTAACATAGATAAAGAACATCTATTGTAATGATAGTTGCCGTTTATTTCCTACATTCTAACTTTTTTATCAGCCTCTTCTTTTTCGCCAAAAAGGGGGACAACTCACTGTGTATACATGTATTTCTTGTCTTAAGCTATTTGTCTAAAGGTTCTATAGGTCGCAGGTCGTTGTGTGTATACAAAAGGAAGGTCAACTCTTACCTTCAAAATACACTGTATGCATAGCATTGTTTGTTTGTGTCCTAGTGCTATAGAAGACTTGAAATGCAATGTACATTTGCTATTTTGTGCCCTAGTGCTTGAGAAGGCTTGAAATGCAATGTACATTTGCTGAGCTAATAGTCCATGTCAGTGAGTCAGTCGGCCCCACGTGGGAAACTGGAGTCTGGAAAGTCTGCTGCTAGACAAAACCTGATTAGATTTAGCCAAGTTTTGATCACTTCTATAGCATTTTACATGATGAACACATCAAACATTGCACATTACTTTTGTTATTGATCAATTTCACTAACAACTCTTTATGTACAGATGATATTGTGCTCGTTGAAGGCCGGATCGAAACTACAATTGGGTGACATGGGTGGTAACAACACCACTTACCAGTTTGGTATTGAACTTGACATTACAAGCAGTAACTGGATATTTTGGAGTTCTCACTTCAGACAGTGCATGATGATGCGATGCTGTGGGGAATGGCAACCTATTTGTCTGATGGATGAGGTTACAATCTGCTCCTGCAGTGTGATGTGAATATGTATGTTCAACACCTTCGCATCCCGTAATGTTGTGATgctattttttatgtaatagaTCGGAAATAACTATCTATGCTTATCCTTTAGAAACTAGGATTAAAACAGTAGGTTATCGCCTTGTAGATTCTTGGTCCTTCGCCATCTGACCTAACTGGTAGTAGGGTGTTTATTAAATTGTGGTATGTCCAAAGTAGTAATATATTCGAACTCTGGCAAAGTTGATCCCAAATTTATTTTAAGCAAGCATACATATCTGATAGGGACAAAATCCGCATTTGAAGTGGATATGACTATACGAGTGAAGCTTGACTCAGAATACGGTATGTCCTCACATTGGGATTGTATAGCATTCTTGGACAACACATTATGTAAAGAGAGGTAGTATGTCCTGCGCTACAAATGATTCCCGAGAAGGCATTGCGATTGTCTCCAACCTTTGCTAACAGGAACTGCATTACTACGCTCCCACGAGATGGTTGAAGATGTTTAACATATAGATATGTAAAAAATTACCTAGACATAAACAGAAGCGGGGATAGCTCAGTTGGGAGAGCGTCAGACTGAAGATCTGAAGGTCGCGTGTTCGATCCACGCTCACCGCAattctattttttaatcttttgaggCTAAACCAGTTCAAATAGCAAGATCTGAAGTCAGGTCAAAGACTCACATGCGTTGTAAATTGTACATACGTGCCGATGGGATAGTGGCAAAATGCAGGGGCCAAATgcatgatatatccatgtccCAGATGAGAGTGGCTTCCATTTGCTTCAGTATAAGTTTCAAATTTCTGTCCAAACATACACGACGACAGTTTAAAAAGGAATCGTCTTCTCTTCCGAGTCCCGTGAGCCGAGATCATGAGAGGTGTAGGTCAGTTCATCCATCATTCCATCTCCCCGTCCAAAAAAAAAGCGCCACCCCTACACCACAGGTATACAGTACAAGCTCGAAACGATCCTACAGCCCTAGAGCATTTACACACAGCTGATACTATCGCTTCCTACTGCCTCCCATCCCAGTCACCTCTTCCCCCCGCGCTTCCTCGTCGTCGAGGGCTTGTCGCCCTTCGCCCTCTTTGATGGCTGCGGCGGCGTCGGGGGCGCGGCCGCCCGTTTTGGGGGCCTGCCGACGCTTCTCCTCCCTGGCGGCGTGTCTGTGGCCTTCTTGGAGCCGGAACTGCCGCCGGGCTCCTTCCGGCCCTCGCCCTTCCCGGACTTCTTCTGCTCTGCCGCCGCGGAGAGCTTCAATGTCTCGAGCAGCGACACGCGCTCTGTCGAGGGAGTCGAGTTTTGCTTCATCCGGTTCAGGAACTCCACGGCGTTCCGCTTCTTGGCGACCCCACTACTTGCTGCCGTGCCGCTGCCACCTTTCTTGTCAGACTTCTTCGTCCATTCAGCCGCCCCCTCGCTCTCCGAGCCCTTCCCCGTCTTCTGATTTGGAGCTGCGTTCCTGGCAGGGCCGCGGCTCTTGTTCGTcctcagcccccgcgccttGTCCTTGGGGGCCACCTTCTTCTTGACCTcgttctccttctcctcctcatcctccttgttTGTCTCTCCCTTCTCCGCTTTATCCATCTTGGCAGCAGCCTTTGCAATGGAGCTCCGTTTGCGGCAGACGATTATCGGCGTCGTCTTCTCCAACAGTGACCCGACGTCTTCCGCCTTGGGCTTCTTGGAAGCCGCAGAAGGCCCCGCAGCCTTCCCCAAGGTCCCAGGTTGGTCCTTGCGGAGAGACGCGGCCATGTGCCTGGAGACGAGGGCGCGCGTCTGCGCCGCGGCGGCGTGCTCCGGCGAGCCGAGCGGGAAGAAGACGAGCGCGTTGGTGCAGTGCAGGAGCAGGTCGCGGTAGAACTCGGACGCGGAGGTGTAGCACGCGCCGACCCCTTCCAGCTTGGACCTGACCGTCTCCAGATCCACGTGGCGCCTGATGGTGCTCCTGTATTTCGTGCCATCCTGCGAACATTTTTGGCCAGTCGGTAAGTTGAGCTTAcagaaacacaaaaaaaaagctACACATAAAATCTACACATGACTACATGAGCAATCTCAAGCAGGGAAAATGTACTCCTTGtttcatgaaaaagaaaagaaaagagaacatctCAATtaaaagggagagagaaacaaaaaaagttaCTAAGTAAAAACAAAAGCAGCTGAAAATGTTGCATGAACAAGTTGGCCGACAAACTGGGCCCACAAGACTTTCATGTGCATAGGTGGCAGCATATTATTGGGTCTTCGCGGGCCACCCATGAACGCGAAACGCGCCTCTCCCAACGCCGCCCACCTACGACCGCCCCGCGCGCCCTACCGCGCATCTCCACCTCATCACTCCATCGGACGGACACGCGTACTGCGCCCTGATCAGACGGACGGCACAGATCAACGCGCCCTCGCCTCACGGTCACGAGTGACGACCACTCGTAAGTAgcaatatttaactttttattaTCACTCTACTGGTAGCAATTCCTCACTACCGAAATGGGGCGGCGACGAGGCGAGGTGATGGCTTCTGAGTTTGCAAGCAAAGTGAGCGTGTAAGGGCCAACTTGCAGGACCGTCGCATATTTTTATTCATGTGTTTAGTTTAATCACGTTCATCAAACTTTGTCATTCTTTTATCTCACATGGCATAGACTCATTGTACATATTTTATGGCAGCCACGCTTGGCTAGAGCTGTGGCAAAGTTAAGCGTTAACTAAACAGtccttgacaaaaaaaaaacgcgATTATTTCGTGATTACAAAAATACAAATCGCGAGATGAAACGATACGAACGGGCGGTTTGGGCGCATGGGTTTGGACGGTTCCGTAATTAAAAGTTTTACGTGGGGGCGTGGAAATGGAGATTTGGGAAGGGGTTGTTTTTACATTTTACTGCGTGTAGAAAAACAACGGGacggagattttttttttttttttacctgacTCTCGAGCCGCCGCTCGAACACGGAGCCCGCCTTGCTGGTCCGCACCGATTCGAGGAAGGCGAGCAGCGCTTCGGCCTCCGCCGCGGGGATGGTGGCGGGCGCCGACGGCGACGCTGACCcctcctcggccgccgcgtcctcgccgccggcgccggcgccaccgcCCACCGGCTCGCGGCGGCGGGACAAGCTGGCCGAGCTCTGCGCGTCGCTGCTCTCCTCCGCGtctgccgccgcctccttcgACCCGGCGACCGACTCGCCCGAGACCTCCTCCCGCTTCACGGCCACCGACTCGCCAGCGGCGGTCTCCTCCTCCCTCGCTGACGCGTCGCCTTCGCCGCCGGCGGAACCGGTGCCGGCGTCGTGCCCCGGCCGGTTCAGATCTGACGAGTTGGACTCCTTGCATGATCGCCCGGACTCGCCGCCGGAGGCACGATCCTCCCCGGCGGGGTCATCGTCCTCCGGCGATCCTTTCACCAGCACCGCCTCCTCGTCTTCCTGCTCCTTCTTCACCACCGGCGTAGCCTCGCCGGAGATgctcacctccctctcctccttgagCCGTTTCACTTTTGATTGCAACGACCTAATCATACCGATGAACAATACGGAATAAGCATCTCTGCCAGAAAAAACCGCGGCCGACCGATCAGCACCAGACGGCCCGCGAGGCGCCGCACTGAACGAACCGGACGGACTTCGCCGCGTTTTAAAGTTCTCATTATTGTCCAGGctgttattttttttcctttacccGATCGAGAGATCGTATCGCTCGACCTCGcggcggagctcggcgacgCGCAGCTTGCGGAGCTCCTCCACCCacacgtcggcggcggcggggtcggGGTCGGGGTCCTCATCGCCGCCGTCACCGTTCTCGGCGGCGAACCGGCGACGGAGGAGACGGAAGCGGAGGCGGCAGCCGGCGGGCGTGAGGCGCGCGGCGGAGGTGCTGCGCGACTGCACCTCCATGGCCACCGAGTCCCAGCTCGCCGTGCCGTGCCGCCTCACGGCGCACGCCAGGAGGAGCTCCTCCCACGTGCCCCAGAtctcgccgccgcccgccgtaCCCGGCGAGACGTCGGGATCGTCCGATCTGGCTGTCATCCTCCGTTCCTTCGCTTTAATAGCTCCACGtcccggcggcagcggcggtggcggctcatAAAGCCGCCTCCATGGATTGGAATGAAAGGTAAGCTAGGGTTTGGTTGGTCTGGTGGGGCTAGCCCGCCTGGCGTCGTCGCCCTCCTTGCTATCTCTCTCTGTGTGGCTCGTCTAGGTTTTGGCTCCGGCCCCCCTCCCCACCTCCTGGTCCTTTTCTCCCTCtcgttttttttcttctctttctttatttggtttgatttcAGAAATGGAGCTGGTGAAGCCTCTTTTGGGCAATTCTGAGGTTCTCCGTGGGGCCTTTGGCGAAAAGGGACCAAATTCATTTGGAAATAATTCAAGACGGGGCCTACCTGCCATTATTTTCAAACGAGTTTTGAAATTATGATATTCTCCTCGGCATCATGGTGCTTGCTTTAGCGTGTCAAATAATTCGACAAATCGTGCGGTACCGTACAATAGACCTGAGCAAAACTGGCTCGGCCCAATGCCGTCGAGGGCCGGGTTTGGCATCAGGAAGTTGGCCAATAAAATTGGCCCTATTCAAGATCATCCTAACAAGCTTtgtaattgattttttttctcatgcaGAATGCATGACTTGTCTTGTTTCGCAATAATAGTGTGTAAAGCCGTAGCTAGCAACCaatcttatcttttttttccctcGTGCAGAATGTTTGGCTCACTAACCGTACCACGACTAACCTTAGTTAAGTATGATTTATTGTAAAGAAATGTAATCAATAAATTCTTAGTTATTTATACGACAaagttagtaaaaaaattaaagatacCATGTGTGAGTCATAAGACTAACAAAGTCAACATAACAAATGTTTAAGAAACTATGTTGTTACTAAACTTAAAGGTGGTAGGATTACGCTTAAACCAAATATGCTCTTATTGAGAGGATCGGTGTTGACGGGATCTCCTCCAGACTCATATTTGGTTGCCAATCACGCTGGCATGTATTTTAACCGCGGTTCTTTAAGTTTTATGGCCCCTGTTTATTTAGTGAAAGGGGTACGGAGTGCCGGGGTTAATTAGTAATTTTATTGTCTCCCACATGTCACAGCGCAAAGAAAAAGACGTGAGGACGTAGAGGGGTATGCTTGGCGGAACTCTTATAGTAGTTTTTCAGTTGTAATTAGGAGAGCTCTATTAAATAGTAGCTTTTAGCTTTTTGAGTAGAATCTGTTGAATTAATTCtatgaaatgaactagaagctaagAAGCTGAAGAAAAAAACAGTTTCTCCTGATTCATTTCCTACGTAGAATCATTTTCtttatatagtttattctagataatcactttcagccaTATAATCACTTCcctcagagaatcactctctgCAAAGAATTTAAATTAAGAAGAACTCTACAAAACAAGTCTAaggttctttttctttgttgtcCACTGTATTTTAGAGGCTGTTTGGTTATGTGTCTCAACATGCCATATTAATTTTTGTTGTACTTAACTGTTTTGGCATAGTTCTTGTTTTGTGTTGATTACAAACCAAATGTTATTTTTTAACCATGATTTTGGCTTTAAGTTTACTTTAGCCATGATCAATATTTGATCAGGTCTTCTATGTTTGAAAAGCAAACATCCTTTCCTGGTGACTTTGGCggagttggtagttgatgtGGGTACCGGAGGAAGCTCGAAGCCATCGGTTCAAGATGTGTCGGGAAGTATTAGCCAAGAAATGGAGCATGTTGAGCATTTGACTCAAAAAATTCCCGCCATTGTCTCAGAGGTTGCCGGTGTCTCTGAACTCACCGATGTTACTATTCCAGAGGTACCTCATGCCTCTGTTCAGGAGGTAGCTGTTGGTGATTGCAATAACTTTGATTTGGTTGTGGTATGTAATGACTTCggtgatggtttttttttttaggatgcGGAGGCCCAAGGAAATGTTGAAGATACACCAATCTTTTCGTCGGACAGTGAGGACATAGATGAATATAATGAGGTAGAAGAAGTGGAACATGTGTCTGCTGTTGAGGAATGACACGTGTGTGCTGAGGTGGAAGGAGAAGCGGgcgaggatgaggaagaggcttgGTGGGATAAAATTTACACGGAGCTGGAGATAAGGACACTGAAGGCTGTACATGTAGATGTGCCTAAGGTGCCGGGCTACTCGGATATTTCATTGACCAAGAATGCTCTTTGTGATAATAGCTTAATATCTACGAAGGAGGAATGAAACAGTGAGAAGGAGTTAATTAAGGAGTAGATGATATTTAATAGTCCTGAGGAAGTAAAGTTCTGGTTTAGGGACTACTCAGTACGGCACCACAGGCTGTGCGACGTGGTTCATTCTTATGCGAAGGAGAGGTACACCATCAAATGCTAGAGAGATTGTGGATAGGGTGTATGGGTCTGTCTTATTCCAAACGACGACGGACGATGGAAGCTCACAAATGTTTGACAACCCCACACTTGCGGGTCAGCGAGGCCCAAACAAGTGCACTCCTAGTGCACGGCGAAGTACCTCGATCGGTGTATCACCCTCATCGTTTGGGCAGACCCAGACACGACTATGGCAtctctaattgagtctatagTTGCGTTTACCAATTATCGCATGTTGTATGACAAGAGATGGAGGGCGAAGCAACATGTCATGGCATTACTACGAGGAGATTGGAAGGAGGCATACGCGAGGGTACCTAGGATAATAGATGCAATTTCACATTTTAACCCTAGGACTAAGTGGTTCATATCATATGGTGGCATGATGGGCAATGATAGTGGTGTCATGAAGCCCATCATGCAGCATGTGTTTCGATGCTTTCCTCAATGCGTGGAGGCCTTCAAGCATTTGTCGGCCCGTGGTTAGTATCGACGCCACTTTCTTGACGGGAAAGTACAAGGGTGCACTGATGATTGTTGTTTGTATCAATGCGGAGGATTAGTTGGTCCCCCTGGTATTTGCGCtaacagagggagagaggaacaaTAGTTGGTCTTGGTTCTTGTACTTGGTTCGCTATCATGTAATTGGAGCGCGCCAAGTCTATATGATATCAGATCAGCACCAAAGTCTCCTAAATGCAGCTACAAAATAAATAGAGGGTTACCCTCCTCTTATGCACCGGTGATGCATGCgtctgtcggagagtgaactcctgtcgcaggaatcccgagagacccctttttagagattcggccggggggatgatcctggaaaaacttgtttgggaaataagcgggaacggaaataaatgcgatggctggcgggagacgatcaccctaatgcaagaaaaagtgggtacgccgggttttagacaggttcgggccgcacggaggcgtaacaccctactcctgtaggaacactatatttatccttgaagggaattcttcaaggaggtatctggttctaaggggagagctgtttacaaagagcttgaggctcttatgttctagcttaacttgagctggttcgagtgtctgtcgatctatcttttgcctggttcgtcggagattgttggtcgtctggtggtcgggggcctttttttccttgcttttagtgttctccatcctttccttttataggcgcgccaaccccaacatatcctgaatgggaaagaggggacgcgaatgccaaggtgccacggagaaaggcgtaatcatttcattttggcgaagtgacaggggcggtggagaaatgcggcgcgcattcgaccaccagccgctgcagaagcctcggggcgccctaaaaggggcccaccggtcagcctcagaagtgcccagtgcgcccaccctgtcttgttcttctgccagggcagggtggcaggcggagtgcttcgattctggcaacgttatctcgaggcacctggatgaaacgggacgggacccgtgcatttaatggacccacggccccctgctagtgcatggcagggtctgacactggggcgtgggcagctgagaatgtcaggatgtcaggatgtcagaccgcgcgtgcctattaaatgcggcattgggcctttgactggatgacatcctgacgacgggacccttcgggtcgttgaatgatcttgcgcgaaccttcggggcaccgagtcctcgggggctgctctcccgagcacttcggtcttagtatttggaccctgcagatcatcggggaactagggtgctcgggaaccagaggcggcggccccgagcaccttcttacctcgcagggtggtgacatgtggtggatagccggcctggcctcgggacttagggacccctggttctgaatataccgacagtagcccccgggcccgttggtagccgatgggacggagactgcgaatgggcccttcgtcgcgaccgaggccaaggctagcgcggacgccatgtggcaagctttcgagaggtggcccttgcggacctagacctcaagtacgttccaacgggaaaatgagtggacgcgtgtccacacaacttccgaagggtatgataaccatacgggcggcacgcgcggtcgccgcgcagatcgaggaaaatacgcctggcaaccgctgacatcgcgcgatcggcgggagattcgtctgacagttgcgtcgatcgaggcgacgcttcgccgagcgaaccgtctggggcggcagttttcgaatttttgagatataaaagggggaacggattgGTCtgtttcccctttttacgctctcttgcacttgcgctcctgccttcttggtgctccgaggccctcaggaaaatccc
Protein-coding regions in this window:
- the LOC133895415 gene encoding uncharacterized protein LOC133895415, whose translation is MTARSDDPDVSPGTAGGGEIWGTWEELLLACAVRRHGTASWDSVAMEVQSRSTSAARLTPAGCRLRFRLLRRRFAAENGDGGDEDPDPDPAAADVWVEELRKLRVAELRREVERYDLSIGSLQSKVKRLKEEREVSISGEATPVVKKEQEDEEAVLVKGSPEDDDPAGEDRASGGESGRSCKESNSSDLNRPGHDAGTGSAGGEGDASAREEETAAGESVAVKREEVSGESVAGSKEAAADAEESSDAQSSASLSRRREPVGGGAGAGGEDAAAEEGSASPSAPATIPAAEAEALLAFLESVRTSKAGSVFERRLESQDGTKYRSTIRRHVDLETVRSKLEGVGACYTSASEFYRDLLLHCTNALVFFPLGSPEHAAAAQTRALVSRHMAASLRKDQPGTLGKAAGPSAASKKPKAEDVGSLLEKTTPIIVCRKRSSIAKAAAKMDKAEKGETNKEDEEEKENEVKKKVAPKDKARGLRTNKSRGPARNAAPNQKTGKGSESEGAAEWTKKSDKKGGSGTAASSGVAKKRNAVEFLNRMKQNSTPSTERVSLLETLKLSAAAEQKKSGKGEGRKEPGGSSGSKKATDTPPGRRSVGRPPKRAAAPPTPPQPSKRAKGDKPSTTRKRGGKR